The Streptomyces sp. NBC_00162 genome window below encodes:
- a CDS encoding site-specific integrase encodes MLLTYFTRDGWESWDLGREPLIRENMPVLVDDDLRFEDENGPRPTVAVNAWLRELPISGVPAAKSWRSYAQAVRSWLEFLSDRSVHPFGEREELRAALGAFAEYRLAGPIEARWDGSTWNQRITVLSSFYTWAVDNDHCSKVPFTYAMGSRYSKDSSPVETRRNTATVRRAQPHATMKYLEPGFRDLFLRALAGLDPDGAPDDSFRGRELSRNGSMGGLAVASGLRAQEFTYLLTYELPALPARRTPVPVWFPIAEATTKGNKARATWTSHGALADVYQYVELDRHAAVTRAPYRPPARLGPPLMVEQADWEGGRINGARMPWRLLGPAERLRLVNPDGTSPLVAVQSAGTPFVDWDTVFRRTSQRIRDRFEPRFPTVHAHMLRHTFAMETLEALVQGYYQRAAALITDTGGDAGLALYLTKTDPLMILRDLLGHSSVTTTEIYLRRLDVQRIYRDAYTSAGHVDDDAEVEAAAEFGDEI; translated from the coding sequence ATGTTGCTGACCTACTTCACCCGCGACGGGTGGGAGTCCTGGGACCTGGGACGAGAACCCCTGATCCGGGAGAACATGCCGGTTCTGGTTGATGACGACCTGAGGTTCGAGGACGAGAACGGACCGCGCCCCACTGTCGCTGTGAACGCGTGGCTGAGGGAACTTCCGATCAGCGGGGTACCGGCGGCGAAGTCGTGGAGGTCGTACGCCCAGGCCGTCCGCAGCTGGCTGGAGTTCCTGTCGGACCGGTCGGTCCACCCGTTCGGTGAACGCGAGGAACTGCGTGCCGCGCTCGGAGCATTCGCCGAGTACCGGCTGGCCGGCCCCATTGAAGCGCGCTGGGACGGCTCCACCTGGAACCAGCGGATCACGGTCCTGTCCAGCTTCTACACGTGGGCCGTCGACAACGATCACTGCTCGAAGGTTCCGTTCACGTACGCCATGGGCTCCCGGTACTCCAAAGACTCAAGCCCGGTGGAGACCCGCCGTAACACGGCGACTGTCCGCCGGGCTCAACCGCACGCGACCATGAAATACCTGGAGCCCGGATTCCGGGACCTCTTCCTGCGGGCCCTCGCCGGTCTCGACCCGGACGGAGCACCCGACGACTCCTTCCGGGGGCGGGAGCTGTCCCGCAACGGCTCCATGGGCGGCCTCGCCGTAGCCTCGGGACTGCGCGCCCAGGAGTTCACCTACCTGCTGACCTACGAGCTCCCCGCCCTGCCCGCGCGGCGGACGCCCGTGCCGGTCTGGTTCCCGATCGCCGAGGCCACGACGAAGGGGAACAAGGCCAGGGCCACCTGGACCAGCCATGGGGCGCTGGCCGATGTCTACCAGTACGTGGAGCTGGACCGGCACGCCGCCGTCACCCGGGCTCCCTACCGACCGCCGGCGCGCCTCGGGCCGCCGCTGATGGTGGAGCAGGCCGACTGGGAGGGCGGCCGGATCAACGGAGCCCGGATGCCGTGGCGGCTCCTCGGACCTGCCGAGCGCCTGCGGCTGGTCAACCCGGACGGCACGTCACCGCTGGTCGCCGTGCAGTCCGCGGGGACCCCGTTCGTGGACTGGGACACCGTCTTCCGGCGCACATCCCAGCGCATCCGCGACCGGTTCGAGCCCCGGTTCCCCACCGTGCACGCCCACATGCTGCGTCACACCTTCGCCATGGAGACCCTGGAAGCCCTGGTCCAGGGCTACTACCAGCGCGCCGCCGCGCTGATCACCGACACCGGCGGAGACGCCGGCCTGGCCCTCTACCTGACCAAGACGGACCCGCTGATGATCCTTCGGGATCTCCTCGGTCACTCCTCCGTCACGACGACCGAAATCTACCTGCGGCGCCTCGACGTCCAGCGGATCTACCGCGACGCCTACACCAGCGCCGGCCACGTCGACGACGACGCCGAGGTCGAAGCTGCCGCCGAGTTCGGAGACGAAATCTGA
- a CDS encoding BBE domain-containing protein — MEFAVGAGSAAQPPAVRVVCLDGRPELDRQLTRLSDLVGRPVRDSWSVVRGYGDTVLALSGCLERSAEQCRLPGTLPGRDPRGLLGRDSYAARSDFWAGAGLPDGAIGAVLAAVRRYGSAVPPGGRGVVQFDGVCGGAVNRVAAADTAFVHRDSAFLAQYLVYWPQSATAADVARHQAWLDGLWQDLRPWASGRAYQNYTDPRLVGWREAYYGPNLSRLEDVRRAYDPDRMFRFPQAL, encoded by the coding sequence GTGGAGTTCGCGGTCGGGGCGGGATCCGCCGCGCAGCCCCCGGCGGTACGGGTGGTGTGCCTCGACGGGCGCCCCGAGCTGGACCGGCAGCTGACCCGGCTGTCGGATCTGGTCGGCCGGCCGGTGCGGGACAGCTGGAGCGTCGTACGGGGCTACGGGGACACCGTTCTGGCCCTGTCGGGCTGTCTGGAGCGCAGCGCGGAGCAGTGCCGGCTGCCGGGCACGCTGCCCGGCCGGGACCCCCGCGGCCTGCTGGGCCGGGACTCGTACGCCGCGCGCTCCGACTTCTGGGCGGGCGCCGGGCTGCCGGACGGGGCGATCGGCGCGGTGTTGGCCGCCGTCCGGCGGTACGGGTCCGCGGTTCCTCCCGGCGGACGGGGGGTGGTGCAGTTCGACGGGGTCTGCGGGGGCGCCGTGAACCGGGTCGCGGCAGCCGACACCGCCTTCGTCCACCGCGACAGCGCCTTCCTCGCCCAGTACCTCGTCTACTGGCCGCAGTCCGCGACGGCCGCCGACGTGGCCCGGCACCAGGCCTGGCTCGACGGGCTCTGGCAGGACCTGCGCCCCTGGGCGAGCGGCCGGGCGTACCAGAACTACACCGATCCACGGCTCGTCGGCTGGCGCGAGGCCTACTACGGGCCGAACCTCTCCCGGCTGGAAGACGTCCGCCGCGCCTACGACCCCGACCGGATGTTCCGCTTTCCCCAGGCCCTCTAG
- a CDS encoding trypsin-like peptidase domain-containing protein encodes MRRTLTMAVAAAALLLPAGPLPVAEAGGAAQTAVGRWSAREAQAFWTAERMASAAPLPPAEPEPPAAVPAGTPSAPAADATPTPTPTSIPTSTPTPSPTSAPALTPTPTPAPALTPTRTPTPTPTPTPILRPAPVVRPAAAGPGVGQDFDGVPVVGRMFVVKGAGAYFCTASVVASPGRNLVLSAAHCLLGADTQQVAFVPRYTRANPRPYGMFPVLRDAAGHSRIWIDPRYRSQGADRAAALDVAFAQVGPDADGSRVQDVVGANRLVTGSGYAHRQVTLIGYPASAARPRLCVNRTTKFTSKDARIPGSFLRIDCTGYPGGTSGGPFLVRFDGRTGTGDVVGVIGGWKTGGDTADTSYSSYFGTAIRKLYEKAAAAAKAG; translated from the coding sequence ATGCGACGTACGTTGACGATGGCCGTTGCGGCCGCCGCCCTGCTGCTGCCGGCCGGGCCGCTGCCCGTCGCCGAGGCGGGCGGCGCCGCGCAGACGGCGGTGGGCCGATGGTCCGCCCGGGAGGCGCAGGCCTTCTGGACCGCCGAGCGGATGGCGTCGGCCGCCCCGCTGCCGCCGGCGGAGCCCGAGCCGCCGGCCGCGGTGCCTGCCGGAACGCCGTCGGCCCCGGCCGCCGATGCCACGCCGACGCCCACGCCCACGTCAATCCCGACGTCAACACCGACGCCGTCACCGACGTCAGCACCGGCCCTCACCCCGACACCGACGCCGGCACCGGCACTCACCCCGACCCGGACCCCGACACCGACACCGACACCGACGCCGATCCTCAGGCCCGCCCCGGTCGTGCGGCCGGCCGCCGCGGGGCCCGGTGTCGGCCAGGACTTCGACGGCGTCCCGGTCGTCGGCCGGATGTTCGTGGTCAAGGGCGCCGGGGCGTACTTCTGCACCGCGAGCGTGGTCGCCTCCCCGGGGCGCAACCTGGTGCTCAGCGCGGCGCACTGCCTGCTCGGCGCGGACACCCAGCAGGTGGCCTTCGTACCGCGGTACACGCGCGCAAACCCGCGGCCGTACGGGATGTTCCCGGTCCTGCGGGACGCGGCCGGGCACTCCAGGATCTGGATCGACCCGCGCTACCGGTCCCAGGGCGCCGACCGCGCGGCCGCGCTCGACGTGGCCTTCGCACAGGTCGGCCCGGACGCCGACGGGTCCCGCGTGCAGGACGTGGTCGGCGCGAACCGCCTCGTGACCGGCTCCGGTTACGCACATCGGCAGGTCACGCTGATCGGCTACCCGGCCTCCGCGGCCCGCCCGCGCCTGTGCGTCAACCGGACGACGAAGTTCACAAGCAAGGACGCGCGGATCCCGGGCTCGTTCCTGCGGATCGACTGCACGGGCTATCCCGGCGGGACCAGCGGCGGCCCGTTCCTGGTCCGCTTCGACGGGCGGACCGGGACCGGTGACGTGGTCGGGGTGATCGGCGGCTGGAAGACCGGCGGGGACACCGCCGACACCTCGTACAGCTCCTACTTCGGCACGGCCATCAGGAAGTTGTACGAGAAGGCGGCTGCCGCGGCGAAGGCGGGGTGA
- a CDS encoding HXXEE domain-containing protein, producing MNASQISRGAVTVGLLAAWAVHDLEEVATMARWSRTRVPALRERHPRVPDRVWRRLEAVDGREFATAVGVMGIVVAAAAADGYRTGGRSAFYQASLNGFGLHGLVHLAQAAATRGYTPGVVTSPLVVVPFTLWARGRLRHASVLRPARARDAVTGLALAGAATAAAHAVSRQILRRASAR from the coding sequence ATGAACGCATCGCAGATATCACGGGGCGCCGTCACGGTCGGTCTGCTGGCCGCCTGGGCCGTGCACGACCTCGAAGAAGTGGCCACCATGGCGCGCTGGTCCCGTACCCGGGTCCCCGCCCTGCGGGAGCGCCACCCCCGGGTACCCGACCGCGTATGGCGGCGCCTCGAAGCCGTGGACGGCCGCGAGTTCGCCACGGCCGTCGGTGTCATGGGGATCGTCGTCGCGGCGGCCGCCGCCGACGGCTACCGCACCGGCGGGCGCTCGGCCTTCTACCAGGCCTCCCTGAACGGCTTCGGCCTGCACGGCCTCGTACACCTCGCACAGGCCGCCGCCACCCGCGGCTACACCCCGGGCGTGGTCACCTCGCCGCTCGTCGTCGTCCCCTTCACCCTCTGGGCGCGGGGCCGGCTCCGGCACGCCAGCGTCCTGCGGCCCGCGCGGGCGCGTGACGCGGTGACCGGACTGGCGCTCGCGGGCGCTGCCACCGCCGCGGCCCACGCGGTTTCCAGGCAGATCCTCCGGCGAGCGTCGGCGCGGTAG